Part of the Vulpes vulpes isolate BD-2025 chromosome 13, VulVul3, whole genome shotgun sequence genome, tctctagatCCTCCTGTCCACTAGGCTTTCAGAATGTAGATTCTGTGAAATAACACTGATTCTACCATAGAGGATAGCCTATGGACTCTCAAATCTAATAACACAACCCTGTGAGAATTATTACTGTGGGAGCGTGAGGAGTGATTTTCCTACCTTGACCTTCCTGTAACTCCTTCCAATCATCATCAGATAGTTCTCCTGAGGCTTGAGGAACAAGGAGAATGTTAAgtatttcatttcaaaatctcCCCGGTATTGGaataaagcacatgaaaaggcAGAAAGCGTACTGTTAAAGAGCATTTGTTTCAACACAATCTGTAGGGACATCCAGAGACAAGGGGACATGCTTCATTTAAACTATAACTTCACTAGACAGAAATCTCAAACTTATTCTGGTGTTTCTTCTAtgctgaagttaaaaaaaaaagcatgacacactcattttaattttttattaaaatattcttttgctCATAGGgacaaccaaagaaaaaatacataattctgTATGTTGTAGATCATTTGAAACACAATTAACATAAACTCTGGGGAATgtagaatagatttttaaaaatcttcaaagaagtgtcacaaaaacaaactttaaatatGTGGCTTATTTATATTTACCTAATTTTTCAGAAGTCTTAGTTTCTTTTCCCTATTTTGATGCTACTCTGCTTTATAAATAATTGTTCAAAAATTCTAGTATCTTaccaattttgttttctgaatctttagaaatagtttttctaaatgaaagcattttataGCATTCTATGTAAacaaaaacttattttgtttgaattatcGTTTGATTTGGTGCCACTATTTTGAGTACAATTTCTCCAATAATTAGGTGCTATGGGGTGGGAAAGGACCAAAAATCTACCTAGCAAAGACATGTCTTACTCTAGGAAAGAACCttttatatatggcttttataataGCTGCtgattgaggttttttttttttttaatctagttatAAAAAAGTTAAcatactttgtgtttttttttttaaaaagaattttaccaGAGTTTCAATATGGAAGTGAACTATACTTTTAGAATGGTAATACAAGGTCTACATTTTAGTGGGGGAAAATACACTTacattttaatttggaaaatattgttaTTCAAAACCTGAAATACATTATAAACTGGAAATGGAATCTTCTAGGTGAACTCTTTCAACCCGATTATAAACCACAAAAACTAAGCAAAACTGAATATACAATTTACCATTACACTTAGGATTAATTTCCATTGGGAGAAAAAGTTGTAAGGAAAATTAGTTCAAATACAATATGGTTCAAGAAATTACCCTTCCAGTATAGGGGCAGAAGAGatattacacttaaaaatttaagaatggaAACCTAATCAAGATGATAAATGTGGTTAAGAAATGTTTGTTGGCATTTTTAAGGCAACATTAAGCATGCTGCCAATAAACACAAAAGGATTTCTCTGTTCATAagtatgaaattattttgaagaatagCAAAGTGGAAATGAAGCTGCTAGATGCAGATTCTTTTAaaactctctcttttttaagtttaaaaggcTTTAAGAAAACCTTTAGCTTTACAGGCATTAATGAAGAAGGGGAGCTAAAATGTTTTCCAGGCACTTTTAAACAGAGGCATTCTAGATAAAAGTAAGAAACAGATATTCCAatgttttgctattaaaaaaatacatacaagagctaaattttagctttttttaaaagggcaaaagtTTCTGAAAAGGCTAAAGTACCTTGAGTATTCATTAGAGTTGTccgaaaagaacaagaaaaagtgTTAAGGCTTTAGATTTTATGATGGTTAATCATGATATTACATATGATCTTGTAACTAACTACTACTGTTCATATAATGAATACAAAGTGTCTAAGAGCATTATCTATTTTTATGTACTAAAATACTTAGACATATAAAAAAGGTATTCCTACAAGTTATGTGTAATTCATAATGTACTGAAGAAATCAATAATTTTGTAAAGAGTCTCtgtgttataaatatttatgttttagattCATGCTTGAAGACAGGTTTTATTACAATGAAGGGCACATAGTATTTAAGCTTCTCATTACTggaacatataaaacaaaatagtctattgtgtatttgaaattaaCATTGCCTTGAAcagatttctctttcatttcataaTCTTAACCTCCCACTGTATGATTATACTTGTTTAATAAGAACATTCGATCCAGATAGAAACCTAAAGGAAGGattacaatataataaaataattaatgtaaatAGTTTTAAGTTTGTTTCCAATAAGAATTACCAGCATTTTCAACCTTCCCTGCTCACACCTGTAAGTTCCTTCTTTATTCCCTCCTATCACTCATTATTGGGGAACATGGCTCTGCCCATGCTAAGGCTGAGAGGCTCATTCATTCTACCCAAGATTACAGCTTTTCCTTTTCACCTCACCATCTCTGTACAATGAGACAAGCTGTTTCTCTGGTGCTTTAAGTGGAGTCTGACTTGGAAGGCATTTCCCCTTCCTAGTGCTCGTTAAGCCGGTACCTTAAGTTAGAGAAATGCCTTAACTCTCTATTTATCCTAGCAGAATATTTAATGCAGTGTCATAGGTGTGCCTTGAAATTCTTGCTCAAAATTCTTCATTACTACCTACCTACAGAAGCACTTTGGGCAGAGGGATGTAAGAGATGGAGAAACTTTGCCGAAAGTTCTGTCAGCATGTGTATTACAGGATAGATTCTACTAcgtaaaagttttaaattgtaaaatgtaGTAAGCATTTACTTTCTAAAACTAACAAAGTTTTACAAGGTTTGAAATTAAGCTTTTAACAGTGATCTTTATGTGGGTTCTCAGGGTGATATATGTGAATATCTACTCTATTTATAGAAGAGATAAACGAGACAAGGCACAGTGAATGACAGTGTCCCAGTAGtagtaaatgaagaaattataacTTATGTTAATGTGCtctaacattttcaaaatcaaagaCTTTGGaatgctagaaaaaaaatgacatcaggCTTTATGTCAGGACTCTCAGATCTTTCAAGGAATTCTCTGTGTGCTTGCTTCTCATATGACCAAGTTGTAAATGTATATGGAGGAGGGGGTTTATTGCCAGTGGGCTAAAAAATCAACTAGTTTTACTTATGATTTACCACATTACTGAATTTGTCACACTTTAACTCAGTCCAaattctttcatcttctttttttttttttttttttttctttcatcttcttaacCTGCCGGCATTCTAGTGCAACCAGTAGACTTCACCAAAtagatttttatatctttcttgtTGACTAAATTGGTTTACATTCTTCTCCTTCTTTAAAACATGCAGTTCATACATTTGACAGTTTTACTACCATAGTCGATGCACTCTGGACCAATGCACTCACAGCAGGCGTTATGGAACCAGCGATATTTGGATGCTCCCATGGACTCACAGGATATTTTACACTGATGTATGGACATGCAGTCATCAAAATAAACCACAGTACACATatgttctgaaaaataaaaaattaagagctcagagcaagaaagaggaaaagtagGAAATGCTTTAATACCTGGCTGATATTAATAGTTATTCTTAGTTCTCTTACTGCTAGTCTGCACAGGACAGTGGATGAGTTGCATGAATAAAGATCATATCTGTTAATTATATTGAGAAGGAAGTCAGAGTCCCCACTCCTGCTTTAAGAAGGTGAAGGGGCTTCCTTAGTCACTTTATCAGATTCTGGACTTTGATCTCAAAGTTGAAATTACTGGGCTTAACATTTGCTGTGCTTCAGAGCTGTGCTTTTTAAATTGGgcatttcttgggcagcccgggtggtgcagcggtttagtgccgccttcagcccagggtgtgatcctggagacccgggatcgggtcccacgtcgggctccctgcatggagcctgcttctccgtctgcctgtgtctcggcttctctctctgtctctaatacataaatgaaatcttaaaaaaagaaaagaaaaaaaataaattgggcatttctggggcacctgggtggctcagtggttgagtgcctgtcttcagctcaggtcgtgatcccagggtcctgggattgagtcccacattgggcccccacagggagcctgcttctctctctgactatgtctctgcctctttttctgtgtctctcatgaataaataaatgaaaaaaaaatcttagtttggGCATTTCTGATAAGATTTCCTTAGACGAGAGAATTCTCTAGCTAAAAGATGTCTGAAAAATATTGttcttgggtcacctgggtggctcagttggttgagtggacaactcttgactttggttcagctcatgatctctgggttgtgagactgaacTCAATGAGTGGGTTCCAcagggagccttgcttctccctctgcctatgtctctgactctctctgtgtctctcatgaataaataaataaaatctttaaaaaaatattaaaaataaataaaaattactattatcAGTAGCAATTTCCTAGTCTTGTTTTCCCACACAATTATTTTTGACTGTTTCAATTTTTAGTGCTCCTGGTGGTTAATGCCCTATGATGACCTAGTTAAGACGATAAGGTACATGAAATAAATACAAGacaataaaaaacattaatagaGGGGGTATGattaaaatctgttattttatgGAGCCATATATGGAACTGATATATCACCAGAGGTCTGTATAGTAAGGAAAGGCTTCATGGAAAAAGCTGTATTAGGAAGAAGAATTGACAGCAAAATTATCAGTAACAAAATAAGGAAAGTCACCAGGAGACCAGTGTAGTATGCATGGGGAATGGATTGGAGGCATGTCTGACTGCAGTGAATGGTTAGCATCAGGAGATAGCAGAACCACCACTGGGTACAGGTCAAGACAGAAAACAGGGAGGCCAGTACAGCACAACACCAGACAGACTAGGGATTGGTGGTGGGCAGGACAGGGTAGCTTTGAATCTCAGGTGATTAGTATCTATcaactttttctcatttaattactcaacaggtatttattaaacacctactatgGAAGAGCCATTATGGACTCAAAGAGTAATCAGAGGATCCAaggaactaaaaattaaaattaattaaaaattaaaaaaaaaataaagtagtttagctaagggacggctgggtggcttagcggttgaacgtctgcctttagctcagggtgtgatcctggagtcccgggatcgagtcccacattgggctccctgcatggagtctgtttctccctctgcctctttctctgtgtctcccatgaataaatagataaaatcttaaacaaaaaaataaagcagtttaGCTAAAAACAGTAAGAATTCTTACTCTGAGATCATTAACAAATGCTATTTTGCTTTTACTACTAATGTCCAAAGTTCATACTATTTCAGATTGGCAGGACTATAATAGAGGGCATGACAAAAAGCCAAGTAAAAAGAGTACAAATTATACTGTTTATGTATAATTCAcctcatattttaagaaataactgCAATTTTCATAATTACCTTATTTTAACACAGTAAAACTGTGGagtcttttatttgaaaatatcaaagacttttttttttaattttttatttatttatgatagtcacacacagagagagagagagaggcagagacataggcagagggagaagcaggctccatgcaccgggagcccgacatgggactcgatcccaggtctccaggatcgcgccctgggccaaaggcaggcgctaaaccgctgcgccacccagggatcccctcaaagactttataaaagttatatatgcCCTGTACATTCCAAAATTAAGGAATGATCTATCCCCACTAATAAGTATTCTTCAATATGCTTCTCAAAGTTATATAAGCCATTCTTCTATTTAGTTCCCCTTCTGACCAAGAGTACTAGAGTTAGTTTATACCTGGAAATTAGATACCAACTGGCTCATAAAGAAATTTAGCTGATGAGCGTGGCATCATTTGTAGTACCAATGCTATTACAAAAATGTGACTGCCTAGGACACTCTGAACGTTATCTGACAGTGAATTAAGCAAGCAGCTCTGTTGCTATCTTACAGAAAGAACATTAAAGCCTAACACAAACATCAAAATTAGAACCAAGTTATCTATCTTTCAACACAATCTCTATCACTGAGGCTATGGAGTGGCATGCCTCCTTATCTACTTAGGGATTAGGGTTATTAAAGTCCATAATTCAAGAGAAGACAaactcaaaaccaaaaactgctctaaaagataaataaaggtTTCACAGACCACACAGAAAATGAGGGGGCAAGACAGAAAGTCAACTGTGGGGAATTACCTTTGTCACTGGAATAAGGTGCGTGAACATTATTGCTAGGAACAGACACATTTTGATGGTGTGGCTGGTTCACGGTTTCTAAAAATGAAACCAGATTCTCATGATGTGAGAGTTCTTCTGCAACAGGGAAGGAAACAATGTTCCAGTTCAACTGAGTGTCTCCTTCTGTGAGTGCTCGGAAGAGAGAAGGGATTGGCTCATGAAGTTCTTCCACCGTGCTCTTTGAGGTTGGAGGTGTGTCACTATAGTTTCGAGGATTACACATAcctagaggaggaggaagaaagaaaataaaagttatttttttctcactgattGTAATAGCATGCAATGCTGTTAGTTAATGCCTTGCAATCAAAGCtccaatatattaaaattaacttccttctaaaattatatgtattttcctAGCTTTTTTGACTGAGGGGCCCTAGAAGTGATGACACTCCCATAGCATTAAGCACATCAAGGgctcagatatttttttctaaatacctATCCTTTGCTAAGAGGAACCAGAGCTATCTGGAGAAAAGACTGATtccagggctgggccagggaaAATACAACGTGACTCTGGGATACTTTCTatgcttaaaagaaagaaaatactcagTGAATGATGGGAGTTatcaaaaaaaaaccacaggaagCAACCAGAAGGGGCTCCCACTAGCCAAATAGACCATTttaacctcaaaataaataatggtaaataatggattacttataaataaaatggttattaaTGATTAATGGTTATTAAAATggttattaatgttattaatggTTATTAATAtgttatcaataaataaataaatgaaggaaaagctCCTCCTTTTAGTAGAGTGTCCAACTGATAAATGTagaaggaacaaatgaaatagaaaatcaccactTGGCAACTATCACACAGGTGTTTGATTCATATGGGAGTTGTCAATGGATGCCAAAGCTGGTGGGTGGAGGTTAGATGAGGAACATACTCTTGGAAAACTCTCTACAAAATACTAACCAATTACAAAAGGACTAATGGTGACTTTACTGTAGAAAATCTGGCAGATGCCAAGGTGACCAGGAAATCAAGGTTAACATGACCAGGGATCAACAGGTTGATATTTTGTATCACTTCGTGTAATTCTTAAGTTCATTTCAGGGTGCTGTTGCCCAGAATGTGTGACTTAAGTATGGTTATCAGTCACCATCAAGTCGATCAAGGTTTAGGGTCATCCTACATAATGTCAAGTCTGTACTCAATAAAACTATCAAGGGAAAAGACCACAGTACTATTTCAAATTGAATGAGTCTGAACAGATATGACAACTAAATGAATCACATATTGTCGATAGGAGCCTGGATCAGAAAAGATATCATAAGACATACTGCTGAGATGGTGAAATATGAGTGAGGTTTGTGGATTGGGTGGCAGTGTTTTAACAATGCTGGCTTCCTTGTTTGGAAAGTGCATGTCAGTTACATAGGAGAATGTTCTCATTGTAAAATATAGACTGGAACATTTAGGTGTGACGGGATATCATGTATAAAGCTTTATTTCTAAAGGTTCAATAAAGAATGAATGGTCATGCATgtttaggggtgtgtgtgtgtagggagagGGAGTGGAAGGAGTAATGACAATGAAACAAATTCAATAATGTTAGTAACTGGGGAATCTGGCTGAGGGGATACAGgaatcttcttctcccttctgacagattttctctatatttgaaattatttcaaagtgaagcatttttaaaaataatcttaaaaagggaaaatagcaGAAGAGAATTACTCTTTTGAGGTGTTTTGTTATAAAGGGGAGAACGGAGAAAATGCTTAATCAGCCCCAATCTTTGGGCTATTTCAGCTGATGTTTTGTGGAGCAGAAGAAAGCTACCCAGAATGCAGGTTCATCAGCTAACTAaacaattattattgttttaagccactgttttGGAGTACATTATTTAGTAGCAATAATTACTGGAAAAAACTCCCTGGATTTCCTTTGTGAattcagtactttaaaaattaaattatatatcatTTTGGTTTAGTTTCTATTAGATCTAATatggagtttttctttttcctcccttagacagaaattttgaaaagttaaGCCAAATTTATAAATTCTGTCAGTTTATAAAtttaggcaaaaggaaaaatcatctCATGTTTTCCACACTTCATTAGTTTAAGGAACATGGCAAGAGCTGAGGATAATAAGGTTGTGCATACTCTTCATAAAATCTTCCATTACATATATACCTTAACGATTTTGATTGTGAAACAGAATCACGGATTAAAGGGTTGAATCTGACTCCTTTATTCATAAATGAGGTAATAGGCCCAGAGAAATTAAACGATTTGTCTACTGTTTTATAATCTAGGATTAGAGCCAAGATTATGATTCAGTCTGATTTCATATCCGTTGCTCATTTTAATAACTACATTCTATAAATAATCATTGTCACTGAAAAGTAAGTAATTCTTAGAATAcatgaattatataaatatacataatatattcttCTACCAGATTttataatgaatgaaaattagtAATCTGAGatgaaaaagtaaacaaaggAGTTCAACAGAAGAGCTAAACTCAGTATCTCCTGAGACTAAAGAAACTTCAGGGCTCATTACCAGAGAtttcattacattaaaaaaagttcTGAGGGGAGAGTTGTGCAATTAACAAACTTAGGTTAAAGACATCTGTAATTTAAATCTGAATACATCATGCTAAAACTAGTAAGCATGAAGTAAATGGTTGCCAGGTAACATTTTTCCATGGCATTGTTTCAAAGCTTTCATACATCTTTCTCTTTTCAACTAGGATTATGGCCAGAGAGATCATTTTTACCCTCCATCTCTTGCCTAAAGCACTCTTCAAATTCTGCATTCTTTCAAGTATGGTGAGTTATGAAATTTGATCTTCCAATGAAATGTGGGATTTCTCCTGCTCAGGAAAagcaaccttcttttttttttttttttttgaaaagcaaccTTCTGAAATTTCTGGAAATTCTTCAGTTgtctatattcattatatatagtGGACCAGTTTCTGGATAGGGAGATACTAACCATTCAGTGTTTAAAACAATTAGTGAAACTTCTCTGTGAAGTATCTATCACCCTCCTAAAGTTTATTATTGTTAGCTTTTCTTTAGTTGACCACAGAAGTTATTTTTGgagctctcatttcttttcaggATCATTTTCTTGAGGCAGTTTGTTACTTTGTGGCATGCTGTCAttacactgaaatttaaaaactaaatatactaaaattttaaagacactGCCTCTGCACATGACAGAGAGGccccaaatcaggaaacaaatgGCAACAACTGAAAAGGCAAGCATTTCAAATCCTTTAAGTGCATAGAACTTTGATAACCTTTCTTTCAGCAAGCCAGAATTCACTACTATTGGGCTCTAGATCTACAACTACCAAGTACAAAGACTTTTTCTGATGTATGCTTAATTCTTTCATATATCTGACCTGTTGTCATCACACATTTGAAAACTAAAGTTACATTAAAGTAGACTTTACTTGATGAAACTACATTTTAGGGTCAAAATTAAGACTAAGGAGAAAAAAggtattattttccttaattaatGTGCATGGTTAAACAGCCACAACAAAGAGTCTAGAAAAATGTACGGTAAAAAGTAATAATCCCTTTCactcctcccactcccactccactCTCCAGACACAACCATCTTAAAAGTCTGTTCCTAAGTTTCTCTGTTGATTACCTCtatgagaatttaaataaaaatgattaatttaacaaaagcagtaaaaacatttttagattttatctattaatcCTCTTATATGAGAGATGTAGATTAAAGGTCATTTATACTAACACTTTCTTCCATATTTCTaataattgtatta contains:
- the TWSG1 gene encoding twisted gastrulation protein homolog 1 produces the protein MKSHAVVMLTLAVLVFLTWVPVSLTCNKALCASDVSKCLIQELCQCRPGEGNCSCCKECMLCLGTLWDECCDCVGMCNPRNYSDTPPTSKSTVEELHEPIPSLFRALTEGDTQLNWNIVSFPVAEELSHHENLVSFLETVNQPHHQNVSVPSNNVHAPYSSDKEHMCTVVYFDDCMSIHQCKISCESMGASKYRWFHNACCECIGPECIDYGSKTVKCMNCMF